Proteins found in one Nerophis ophidion isolate RoL-2023_Sa linkage group LG21, RoL_Noph_v1.0, whole genome shotgun sequence genomic segment:
- the tert gene encoding telomerase reverse transcriptase isoform X2, which translates to MSQADFSRVLHTLRCLYGHTCTLEEFADRIVFEDGERAALVQQTDTDRFKTFVQNIFVCYDNELQQVPSRHQVCTFSELLAFILNSLLRKRKRNILARGYNLWRVAQEERDADHLKFQGDVTQCAAYFLSSDLWKKVCARLGTDLTRYLLESCSLFIAVPPSCALQVCGAPVYDRVSMTAVPSGFSLRARSRTQRNAAAVRRRRDIRSEKKRRRDARVHSRKRRREEEEMSASTKRRRVGECDASEVSVEPAGGSWKAAAETSTTLLEGTPSWRSGTSPPLPPSQVFVRTRALMYGGSGMPAFLLNKKKGGRRLQAQDLVRVVFFEGLPYLRGVQRKPKKLPRRFFNMVPLFSQVLREHRRCPYARILQRVCPLLPPQHCAPHRVYLFVRECLSKVVPAALWGSGENRRLFLARVRSFLRSSKFDKVSLAELMWKMKVNHCDWLKLSKTGRVPPSELAYRTRVLGQLLAWLLDGYVVHLVRACFYVTESMGQKYALKFYRHDVWAKLQDLAFRSHVSKGQMVELTPAQVASLPKSTVVSHLRFIPKADSMRPITRLLRADAKTRFFQGHVRDLRDVLRFCVRSSPSLLGSTVWGLTDIHKVLSSLAAAQKKKPHPLFFIKVDVSGAYESLPHAKLLDVIGQVLSTIQDQPFSIRSYAKVWADLHEGLKKSFVRQDNMGATNMKSFVSALQRSYKVHHAILVEQKLSSDIDGKEELEFFKQMLTGSVVRFGKKTYRQCRGIPQGSSVSSLLCCLCYGHMEKGLFQGSERLKGRLMRLVDDFLLITPDLREAHNFLRLLLAGVPQYGLVINPQKVLVNFPSVSLANVRTLPSHSLFPWCGLLLDPHSLSVHNDYSRYAGLSLRYSLTLGSFHSAGEQMRRKLMVVLRLKCHALFLDVEINSLQAVYKNIYKLVLLHAFRFHVCAQSLPFGQTVAKNPFYFLRMIWDLAHYANQLLRRSNKGLRGGCKALAAIIPYDAVKLLFCLSFLLVLSQHRAVYKKMLPQLQKRKRHLERRLGDLKLARVRQAANPRTPVDFLTIKM; encoded by the exons ATGTCTCAAGCGGATTTTTCCCGAGTCCTCCACACACTGCGTTGTCTTTATGGCCACACATGCACATTGGAGGAGTTTGCGGACAGAATAGTGTTCGAAGACGGAGAGAGAGCAGCTCTCGTGCAGCAGACGGACACTGACCGCTTCAAGACTTTCGTACAGAACATTTTTGTCTGCTACGACAATGAGTTGCAGCAAGTGCCGAGCAGACATCAG GTTTGCACCTTCTCTGAGCTGCTGGCCTTCATTCTCAACAGCTTGTTAAGAAAGAGGAAGCGAAACATATTGGCGCGCGGCTACAACTTGTGGCGTGTGGCTCAGGAGGAGCGAGACGCCGACCACCTGAAATTCCAGGGGGATGTGACCCAGTGCGCCGCCTACTTCCTGTCCAGCGACCTGTGGAAGAAAGTGTGCGCGCGCCTGGGCACTGACCTCACACGCTACCTGCTGGAGAGCTGCTCCCTCTTCATCGCCGTGCCGCCTTCGTGCGCCCTCCAGGTCTGCGGCGCTCCTGTTTACGACCGGGTCTCCATGACCGCCGTGCCCTCGGGGTTCTCCCTCCGGGCTCGGTCCAGAACACAGCGAAACGCCGCCGCCGTGAGAAGGAGACGTGACATCAGGAGCGAGAAGAAGCGCAGAAGGGACGCCAGGGTGCACAGCAGGAAAAGGAGGAGAGAGGAAGAAGAGATGTCCGCCTCGACAAAGAGGAGGCGTGTCGGAGAGTGTGACGCTTCAGAAGTTTCCGTGGAGCCTGCAGGAGGAAGCTGGAAAGCAGCAGCTGAAACCAGCACAACTCTTTTGGAAGGAACTCCTAGTTGGAGATCTGGGACTTCTCCCCCCTTGCCTCCCTCGCAGGTCTTTGTACGCACCAGGGCGCTGATGTATGGCGGCAGCGGCATGCCAGCCTTCCTTCTCAACAAGAAGAAGGGAGGGAGAAGACTACAGGCTCAGGATTTAGTCCGAGTGGTGTTCTTTGAAGGACTGCCCTACCTCCGTGGCGTCCAGAGAAAACCAAAGAAGCTTCCACGGCGTTTTTTCAACATGGTCCCGCTTTTTAGCCAAGTGTTGCGTGAACACAGGAGGTGTCCTTACGCCAGGATCCTGCAGAGGGTGTGCCCGCTCCTTCCGCCCCAACACTGTGCTCCTCACAGGGTCTACCTGTTCGTCAGGGAGTGTTTGTCCAAAGTGGTCCCAGCAGCGCTCTGGGGCTCCGGGGAAAACCGCCGCCTTTTTTTGGCGCGCGTCAGGAGCTTCTTGCGCAGCAGCAAGTTTGACAAGGTGTCGCTTGCTGAGCTGATGTGGAAAATGAAGGTGAACCACTGTGACTGGTTGAAGCTCAGCAAGACAG GCAGGGTCCCACCCAGTGAGCTGGCCTATCGCACTCGAGTCCTGGGTCAGCTGCTGGCTTGGCTTCTGGACGGATACGTGGTCCACCTGGTGCGGGCCTGTTTCTACGTCACAGAGAGCATGGGGCAAAAGTACGCCCTGAAGTTCTACAGGCATGATGTCTGGGCCAAACTGCAGGACCTGGCCTTCAG AAGTCATGTTTCCAAGGGCCAGATGGTGGAGTTAACTCCTGCTCAGGTGGCATCGCTGCCTAAAAGCACCGTGGTCTCCCACCTTCGCTTCATCCCAAAGGCGGATAGCATGAGGCCCATCACTCGACTTCTGAGAGCAGACGCCAAGACCAGG TTCTTCCAAGGGCACGTGCGTGATTTGAGGGATGTACTGCGGTTTTGCGTGCGCTCCAGTCCATCCCTGCTGGGATCCACAGTTTGGGGGTTAACCGACATCCATAAGGTGTTGTCTTCTCTTGCTGCAGCCCAGAAGAAGAAGCCACACCCCCTCTTCTTTATTAAG GTGGATGTCAGCGGAGCGTACGAAAGTCTGCCTCATGCCAAACTTCTCGATGTGATTGGCCAAGTGCTGTCAACCATCCAAGACCAGCCCTTTTCCATTCGCAGCTATGCCAAGGTCTGGGCGGACCTTCACGAGGGCCTGAAGAAGTCCTTTGTACGACAG GACAACATGGGTGCCACCAACATGAAGAGCTTTGTGTCAGCGCTGCAGAGAAGCTATAAAGTTCATCATGCCATACTGGTGGAGCAG AAGCTTTCCTCAGATATAGATGGAAAAGAAGAGCTGGAGTTCTTCAAGCAAATGTTGACTGGCAGTGTTGTACGCTTCGGGAAGAA AACATACCGTCAGTGTCGCGGGATTCCTCAGGGCTCTTCTGTGTCCAGTCTGCTGTGCTGTCTGTGCTACGGTCACATGGAGAAGGGCCTGTTCCAAGGCAGTGAGAGACTCAAAGG ACGGCTGATGAGACTAGTGGATGATTTCCTTCTGATCACGCCTGACCTCCGTGAGGCACACAACTTTCTCAG GCTCTTGCTGGCCGGCGTCCCCCAGTACGGGCTGGTCATCAACCCGCAGAAGGTGCTGGTCAACTTTCCCTCGGTTTCCCTGGCCAACGTCCGCACCCTGCCCTCCCACAGCCTCTTTCCCTGGTGCGGCCTGCTGCTGGACCCACACTCGCTCAGCGTCCACAATGATTACTCCAG GTACGCCGGCCTATCTCTGCGCTACAGCCTCACTTTGGGCTCCTTCCACTCAGCCGGAGAGCAAATGAGGAGGAAGCTGATGGTGGTCCTCAGACTCAAGTGCCATGCCCTGTTCTTGGACGTGGAG ATCAATTCCCTGCAGGCAGTCTACAAGAACATCTACAAGTTGGTGCTGCTCCATGCATTCAG ATTCCATGTGTGTGCTCAGAGTTTACCCTTCGGCCAAACGGTTGCCAAGAACCCCTTCTACTTCCTGCGGATGATATGGGACCTGGCCCACTACGCCAATCAGCTACTCAGGCGTAGCAACAAAG GGCTGCGTGGAGGCTGCAAGGCCCTGGCCGCCATCATTCCGTACGACGCGGTCAAGTTGCTTTTCTGCCTTTCCTTTTTGCTGGTGTTGTCACAGCATCGTGCCGTTTACAAGAAGATGCTGCCCCAGCTGCAGAAAC
- the tert gene encoding telomerase reverse transcriptase isoform X3 produces the protein MSQADFSRVLHTLRCLYGHTCTLEEFADRIVFEDGERAALVQQTDTDRFKTFVQNIFVCYDNELQQVPSRHQVCTFSELLAFILNSLLRKRKRNILARGYNLWRVAQEERDADHLKFQGDVTQCAAYFLSSDLWKKVCARLGTDLTRYLLESCSLFIAVPPSCALQVCGAPVYDRVSMTAVPSGFSLRARSRTQRNAAAVRRRRDIRSEKKRRRDARVHSRKRRREEEEMSASTKRRRVGECDASEVSVEPAGGSWKAAAETSTTLLEGTPSWRSGTSPPLPPSQVFVRTRALMYGGSGMPAFLLNKKKGGRRLQAQDLVRVVFFEGLPYLRGVQRKPKKLPRRFFNMVPLFSQVLREHRRCPYARILQRVCPLLPPQHCAPHRVYLFVRECLSKVVPAALWGSGENRRLFLARVRSFLRSSKFDKVSLAELMWKMKVNHCDWLKLSKTGRVPPSELAYRTRVLGQLLAWLLDGYVVHLVRACFYVTESMGQKYALKFYRHDVWAKLQDLAFRSHVSKGQMVELTPAQVASLPKSTVVSHLRFIPKADSMRPITRLLRADAKTRFFQGHVRDLRDVLRFCVRSSPSLLGSTVWGLTDIHKVLSSLAAAQKKKPHPLFFIKVDVSGAYESLPHAKLLDVIGQVLSTIQDQPFSIRSYAKVWADLHEGLKKSFVRQDNMGATNMKSFVSALQRSYKVHHAILVEQLSSDIDGKEELEFFKQMLTGSVVRFGKKTYRQCRGIPQGSSVSSLLCCLCYGHMEKGLFQGSERLKGRLMRLVDDFLLITPDLREAHNFLRLLLAGVPQYGLVINPQKVLVNFPSVSLANVRTLPSHSLFPWCGLLLDPHSLSVHNDYSRYAGLSLRYSLTLGSFHSAGEQMRRKLMVVLRLKCHALFLDVEINSLQAVYKNIYKLVLLHAFRFHVCAQSLPFGQTVAKNPFYFLRMIWDLAHYANQLLRRSNKGLRGGCKALAAIIPYDAVKLLFCLSFLLVLSQHRAVYKKMLPQLQKRKRHLERRLGDLKLARVRQAANPRTPVDFLTIKM, from the exons ATGTCTCAAGCGGATTTTTCCCGAGTCCTCCACACACTGCGTTGTCTTTATGGCCACACATGCACATTGGAGGAGTTTGCGGACAGAATAGTGTTCGAAGACGGAGAGAGAGCAGCTCTCGTGCAGCAGACGGACACTGACCGCTTCAAGACTTTCGTACAGAACATTTTTGTCTGCTACGACAATGAGTTGCAGCAAGTGCCGAGCAGACATCAG GTTTGCACCTTCTCTGAGCTGCTGGCCTTCATTCTCAACAGCTTGTTAAGAAAGAGGAAGCGAAACATATTGGCGCGCGGCTACAACTTGTGGCGTGTGGCTCAGGAGGAGCGAGACGCCGACCACCTGAAATTCCAGGGGGATGTGACCCAGTGCGCCGCCTACTTCCTGTCCAGCGACCTGTGGAAGAAAGTGTGCGCGCGCCTGGGCACTGACCTCACACGCTACCTGCTGGAGAGCTGCTCCCTCTTCATCGCCGTGCCGCCTTCGTGCGCCCTCCAGGTCTGCGGCGCTCCTGTTTACGACCGGGTCTCCATGACCGCCGTGCCCTCGGGGTTCTCCCTCCGGGCTCGGTCCAGAACACAGCGAAACGCCGCCGCCGTGAGAAGGAGACGTGACATCAGGAGCGAGAAGAAGCGCAGAAGGGACGCCAGGGTGCACAGCAGGAAAAGGAGGAGAGAGGAAGAAGAGATGTCCGCCTCGACAAAGAGGAGGCGTGTCGGAGAGTGTGACGCTTCAGAAGTTTCCGTGGAGCCTGCAGGAGGAAGCTGGAAAGCAGCAGCTGAAACCAGCACAACTCTTTTGGAAGGAACTCCTAGTTGGAGATCTGGGACTTCTCCCCCCTTGCCTCCCTCGCAGGTCTTTGTACGCACCAGGGCGCTGATGTATGGCGGCAGCGGCATGCCAGCCTTCCTTCTCAACAAGAAGAAGGGAGGGAGAAGACTACAGGCTCAGGATTTAGTCCGAGTGGTGTTCTTTGAAGGACTGCCCTACCTCCGTGGCGTCCAGAGAAAACCAAAGAAGCTTCCACGGCGTTTTTTCAACATGGTCCCGCTTTTTAGCCAAGTGTTGCGTGAACACAGGAGGTGTCCTTACGCCAGGATCCTGCAGAGGGTGTGCCCGCTCCTTCCGCCCCAACACTGTGCTCCTCACAGGGTCTACCTGTTCGTCAGGGAGTGTTTGTCCAAAGTGGTCCCAGCAGCGCTCTGGGGCTCCGGGGAAAACCGCCGCCTTTTTTTGGCGCGCGTCAGGAGCTTCTTGCGCAGCAGCAAGTTTGACAAGGTGTCGCTTGCTGAGCTGATGTGGAAAATGAAGGTGAACCACTGTGACTGGTTGAAGCTCAGCAAGACAG GCAGGGTCCCACCCAGTGAGCTGGCCTATCGCACTCGAGTCCTGGGTCAGCTGCTGGCTTGGCTTCTGGACGGATACGTGGTCCACCTGGTGCGGGCCTGTTTCTACGTCACAGAGAGCATGGGGCAAAAGTACGCCCTGAAGTTCTACAGGCATGATGTCTGGGCCAAACTGCAGGACCTGGCCTTCAG AAGTCATGTTTCCAAGGGCCAGATGGTGGAGTTAACTCCTGCTCAGGTGGCATCGCTGCCTAAAAGCACCGTGGTCTCCCACCTTCGCTTCATCCCAAAGGCGGATAGCATGAGGCCCATCACTCGACTTCTGAGAGCAGACGCCAAGACCAGG TTCTTCCAAGGGCACGTGCGTGATTTGAGGGATGTACTGCGGTTTTGCGTGCGCTCCAGTCCATCCCTGCTGGGATCCACAGTTTGGGGGTTAACCGACATCCATAAGGTGTTGTCTTCTCTTGCTGCAGCCCAGAAGAAGAAGCCACACCCCCTCTTCTTTATTAAG GTGGATGTCAGCGGAGCGTACGAAAGTCTGCCTCATGCCAAACTTCTCGATGTGATTGGCCAAGTGCTGTCAACCATCCAAGACCAGCCCTTTTCCATTCGCAGCTATGCCAAGGTCTGGGCGGACCTTCACGAGGGCCTGAAGAAGTCCTTTGTACGACAG GACAACATGGGTGCCACCAACATGAAGAGCTTTGTGTCAGCGCTGCAGAGAAGCTATAAAGTTCATCATGCCATACTGGTGGAGCAG CTTTCCTCAGATATAGATGGAAAAGAAGAGCTGGAGTTCTTCAAGCAAATGTTGACTGGCAGTGTTGTACGCTTCGGGAAGAA AACATACCGTCAGTGTCGCGGGATTCCTCAGGGCTCTTCTGTGTCCAGTCTGCTGTGCTGTCTGTGCTACGGTCACATGGAGAAGGGCCTGTTCCAAGGCAGTGAGAGACTCAAAGG ACGGCTGATGAGACTAGTGGATGATTTCCTTCTGATCACGCCTGACCTCCGTGAGGCACACAACTTTCTCAG GCTCTTGCTGGCCGGCGTCCCCCAGTACGGGCTGGTCATCAACCCGCAGAAGGTGCTGGTCAACTTTCCCTCGGTTTCCCTGGCCAACGTCCGCACCCTGCCCTCCCACAGCCTCTTTCCCTGGTGCGGCCTGCTGCTGGACCCACACTCGCTCAGCGTCCACAATGATTACTCCAG GTACGCCGGCCTATCTCTGCGCTACAGCCTCACTTTGGGCTCCTTCCACTCAGCCGGAGAGCAAATGAGGAGGAAGCTGATGGTGGTCCTCAGACTCAAGTGCCATGCCCTGTTCTTGGACGTGGAG ATCAATTCCCTGCAGGCAGTCTACAAGAACATCTACAAGTTGGTGCTGCTCCATGCATTCAG ATTCCATGTGTGTGCTCAGAGTTTACCCTTCGGCCAAACGGTTGCCAAGAACCCCTTCTACTTCCTGCGGATGATATGGGACCTGGCCCACTACGCCAATCAGCTACTCAGGCGTAGCAACAAAG GGCTGCGTGGAGGCTGCAAGGCCCTGGCCGCCATCATTCCGTACGACGCGGTCAAGTTGCTTTTCTGCCTTTCCTTTTTGCTGGTGTTGTCACAGCATCGTGCCGTTTACAAGAAGATGCTGCCCCAGCTGCAGAAAC
- the tert gene encoding telomerase reverse transcriptase isoform X1, translating to MSQADFSRVLHTLRCLYGHTCTLEEFADRIVFEDGERAALVQQTDTDRFKTFVQNIFVCYDNELQQVPSRHQVCTFSELLAFILNSLLRKRKRNILARGYNLWRVAQEERDADHLKFQGDVTQCAAYFLSSDLWKKVCARLGTDLTRYLLESCSLFIAVPPSCALQVCGAPVYDRVSMTAVPSGFSLRARSRTQRNAAAVRRRRDIRSEKKRRRDARVHSRKRRREEEEMSASTKRRRVGECDASEVSVEPAGGSWKAAAETSTTLLEGTPSWRSGTSPPLPPSQVFVRTRALMYGGSGMPAFLLNKKKGGRRLQAQDLVRVVFFEGLPYLRGVQRKPKKLPRRFFNMVPLFSQVLREHRRCPYARILQRVCPLLPPQHCAPHRVYLFVRECLSKVVPAALWGSGENRRLFLARVRSFLRSSKFDKVSLAELMWKMKVNHCDWLKLSKTGRVPPSELAYRTRVLGQLLAWLLDGYVVHLVRACFYVTESMGQKYALKFYRHDVWAKLQDLAFRSHVSKGQMVELTPAQVASLPKSTVVSHLRFIPKADSMRPITRLLRADAKTRFFQGHVRDLRDVLRFCVRSSPSLLGSTVWGLTDIHKVLSSLAAAQKKKPHPLFFIKVDVSGAYESLPHAKLLDVIGQVLSTIQDQPFSIRSYAKVWADLHEGLKKSFVRQDNMGATNMKSFVSALQRSYKVHHAILVEQKLSSDIDGKEELEFFKQMLTGSVVRFGKKTYRQCRGIPQGSSVSSLLCCLCYGHMEKGLFQGSERLKGRLMRLVDDFLLITPDLREAHNFLRLLLAGVPQYGLVINPQKVLVNFPSVSLANVRTLPSHSLFPWCGLLLDPHSLSVHNDYSRYAGLSLRYSLTLGSFHSAGEQMRRKLMVVLRLKCHALFLDVEINSLQAVYKNIYKLVLLHAFRAAWRLQGPGRHHSVRRGQVAFLPFLFAGVVTASCRLQEDAAPAAETKTSSGAAPGRLEAGPSKTGCQPKDPCGLFDHQNVISRSDPPQQGHILGKNVLSLNLRFSAKLLDLSDLIFSNVEISIINVQFFSFI from the exons ATGTCTCAAGCGGATTTTTCCCGAGTCCTCCACACACTGCGTTGTCTTTATGGCCACACATGCACATTGGAGGAGTTTGCGGACAGAATAGTGTTCGAAGACGGAGAGAGAGCAGCTCTCGTGCAGCAGACGGACACTGACCGCTTCAAGACTTTCGTACAGAACATTTTTGTCTGCTACGACAATGAGTTGCAGCAAGTGCCGAGCAGACATCAG GTTTGCACCTTCTCTGAGCTGCTGGCCTTCATTCTCAACAGCTTGTTAAGAAAGAGGAAGCGAAACATATTGGCGCGCGGCTACAACTTGTGGCGTGTGGCTCAGGAGGAGCGAGACGCCGACCACCTGAAATTCCAGGGGGATGTGACCCAGTGCGCCGCCTACTTCCTGTCCAGCGACCTGTGGAAGAAAGTGTGCGCGCGCCTGGGCACTGACCTCACACGCTACCTGCTGGAGAGCTGCTCCCTCTTCATCGCCGTGCCGCCTTCGTGCGCCCTCCAGGTCTGCGGCGCTCCTGTTTACGACCGGGTCTCCATGACCGCCGTGCCCTCGGGGTTCTCCCTCCGGGCTCGGTCCAGAACACAGCGAAACGCCGCCGCCGTGAGAAGGAGACGTGACATCAGGAGCGAGAAGAAGCGCAGAAGGGACGCCAGGGTGCACAGCAGGAAAAGGAGGAGAGAGGAAGAAGAGATGTCCGCCTCGACAAAGAGGAGGCGTGTCGGAGAGTGTGACGCTTCAGAAGTTTCCGTGGAGCCTGCAGGAGGAAGCTGGAAAGCAGCAGCTGAAACCAGCACAACTCTTTTGGAAGGAACTCCTAGTTGGAGATCTGGGACTTCTCCCCCCTTGCCTCCCTCGCAGGTCTTTGTACGCACCAGGGCGCTGATGTATGGCGGCAGCGGCATGCCAGCCTTCCTTCTCAACAAGAAGAAGGGAGGGAGAAGACTACAGGCTCAGGATTTAGTCCGAGTGGTGTTCTTTGAAGGACTGCCCTACCTCCGTGGCGTCCAGAGAAAACCAAAGAAGCTTCCACGGCGTTTTTTCAACATGGTCCCGCTTTTTAGCCAAGTGTTGCGTGAACACAGGAGGTGTCCTTACGCCAGGATCCTGCAGAGGGTGTGCCCGCTCCTTCCGCCCCAACACTGTGCTCCTCACAGGGTCTACCTGTTCGTCAGGGAGTGTTTGTCCAAAGTGGTCCCAGCAGCGCTCTGGGGCTCCGGGGAAAACCGCCGCCTTTTTTTGGCGCGCGTCAGGAGCTTCTTGCGCAGCAGCAAGTTTGACAAGGTGTCGCTTGCTGAGCTGATGTGGAAAATGAAGGTGAACCACTGTGACTGGTTGAAGCTCAGCAAGACAG GCAGGGTCCCACCCAGTGAGCTGGCCTATCGCACTCGAGTCCTGGGTCAGCTGCTGGCTTGGCTTCTGGACGGATACGTGGTCCACCTGGTGCGGGCCTGTTTCTACGTCACAGAGAGCATGGGGCAAAAGTACGCCCTGAAGTTCTACAGGCATGATGTCTGGGCCAAACTGCAGGACCTGGCCTTCAG AAGTCATGTTTCCAAGGGCCAGATGGTGGAGTTAACTCCTGCTCAGGTGGCATCGCTGCCTAAAAGCACCGTGGTCTCCCACCTTCGCTTCATCCCAAAGGCGGATAGCATGAGGCCCATCACTCGACTTCTGAGAGCAGACGCCAAGACCAGG TTCTTCCAAGGGCACGTGCGTGATTTGAGGGATGTACTGCGGTTTTGCGTGCGCTCCAGTCCATCCCTGCTGGGATCCACAGTTTGGGGGTTAACCGACATCCATAAGGTGTTGTCTTCTCTTGCTGCAGCCCAGAAGAAGAAGCCACACCCCCTCTTCTTTATTAAG GTGGATGTCAGCGGAGCGTACGAAAGTCTGCCTCATGCCAAACTTCTCGATGTGATTGGCCAAGTGCTGTCAACCATCCAAGACCAGCCCTTTTCCATTCGCAGCTATGCCAAGGTCTGGGCGGACCTTCACGAGGGCCTGAAGAAGTCCTTTGTACGACAG GACAACATGGGTGCCACCAACATGAAGAGCTTTGTGTCAGCGCTGCAGAGAAGCTATAAAGTTCATCATGCCATACTGGTGGAGCAG AAGCTTTCCTCAGATATAGATGGAAAAGAAGAGCTGGAGTTCTTCAAGCAAATGTTGACTGGCAGTGTTGTACGCTTCGGGAAGAA AACATACCGTCAGTGTCGCGGGATTCCTCAGGGCTCTTCTGTGTCCAGTCTGCTGTGCTGTCTGTGCTACGGTCACATGGAGAAGGGCCTGTTCCAAGGCAGTGAGAGACTCAAAGG ACGGCTGATGAGACTAGTGGATGATTTCCTTCTGATCACGCCTGACCTCCGTGAGGCACACAACTTTCTCAG GCTCTTGCTGGCCGGCGTCCCCCAGTACGGGCTGGTCATCAACCCGCAGAAGGTGCTGGTCAACTTTCCCTCGGTTTCCCTGGCCAACGTCCGCACCCTGCCCTCCCACAGCCTCTTTCCCTGGTGCGGCCTGCTGCTGGACCCACACTCGCTCAGCGTCCACAATGATTACTCCAG GTACGCCGGCCTATCTCTGCGCTACAGCCTCACTTTGGGCTCCTTCCACTCAGCCGGAGAGCAAATGAGGAGGAAGCTGATGGTGGTCCTCAGACTCAAGTGCCATGCCCTGTTCTTGGACGTGGAG ATCAATTCCCTGCAGGCAGTCTACAAGAACATCTACAAGTTGGTGCTGCTCCATGCATTCAG GGCTGCGTGGAGGCTGCAAGGCCCTGGCCGCCATCATTCCGTACGACGCGGTCAAGTTGCTTTTCTGCCTTTCCTTTTTGCTGGTGTTGTCACAGCATCGTGCCGTTTACAAGAAGATGCTGCCCCAGCTGCAGAAAC